A single window of Malus sylvestris chromosome 5, drMalSylv7.2, whole genome shotgun sequence DNA harbors:
- the LOC126620994 gene encoding cysteine-rich receptor-like protein kinase 44, translating into MIPFYVLSVLLIALPSTTTDAVPIVIANTPSSQTSNRTPTTVIANTPSSQTSTPTTVIANIPSSQTSTRTPTTVIANTPSSQTSTPTVTLSPSPPPNLLPSPSPPPMLSPSLPPPSLTNRSGSSKPSSMIIIVGTLGSVAFCSLVVGCFFRKRLRTVKERYHSKRQKKKVGNDMKKTVESLQFRLGTIETATNKFSDDNKLGEGGFGAVFKGTLGNGHEIAVKRLSKSSTQGVQEFQNEVVLVAKLQHRNLVRLLGFCLEGEETLLVYEYVPNKSLDKFLFEPKKREQLDWSRRCMIIGGIARGILYLHEDSRLRVIHRDLKASKILLDGEMNPKISDFGMAKMFGVDGQTQGNTERVVGTYGYMAPEYAIEGIYSVKSDVFSFGILLLEITTGRKNFLGFDCRFPTLLAHAWQSWNEGKGLDLIDPILSKDSCRPDQVLRYIHIGLLCVQEDANSRPTMSSVVLMLKTETISLPKPERPAFFTGRSANMQDQIAANSCTINGLTISDDLPR; encoded by the exons ATGATCCCTTTCTACGTTCTCTCCGTACTTCTTATTGCATTGCCCAGTACTACCACAGATGCCGTTCCCATCGTAATTGCCAACACACCGTCGTCACAAACATCTAATCGTACTCCGACGACGGTAATTGCCAACACACCGTCGTCACAAACATCTACTCCGACGACGGTAATTGCCAACATACCGTCGTCACAAACATCTACTCGTACTCCGACGACGGTAATTGCCAACACACCGTCGTCACAAACATCTACTCCGACGGTTACGCTTTCACCGTCGCCGCCGCCTAATCTTTTACCGTCGCCGTCGCCGCCGCCTATGCTTTCACCGTCGCTGCCGCCGCCTTCGCTGACAAACAGATCTG GAAGCAGCAAACCCTCATCGATGATAATCATCGTTGGTACTCTTGGTTCAGTTGCTTTCTGTTCGTTAGTTGTGGGATGCTTCTTTCGCAAGAGACTCAGAACAGTCAAAGAGAGATACCACTCCAAacgacaaaagaaaaaag TTGGTAATGATATGAAGAAGACTGTTGAGTCATTGCAATTTAGATTGGGAACTATTGAAACTGCCACGAACAAGTTTTCAGATGATAACAAATTAGGTGAAGGAGGATTTGGTGCCGTTTTCAAG GGCACACTTGGTAATGGACATGAAATAGCAGTAAAACGGCTATCGAAAAGCTCCACACAAGGGGTACAAGAATTTCAGAATGAGGTGGTATTGGTAGCCAAACTTCAACACAGAAACCTTGTGAGGCTTCTGGGATTTTGCTTGGAAGGAGAAGAAACCTTACTTGTCTATGAATATGTACCCAACAAAAGTCTTGACAAATTTCTATTTG AACCCAAGAAACGAGAACAGCTGGATTGGTCGAGACGTTGCATGATAATAGGAGGAATCGCTCGAGGAATTTTGTATCTTCATGAAGATTCTAGGCTTAGAGTTATACATCGTGATTTAAAAGCTAGCAAAATCTTGTTAGATGGTGAAATGAATCCAAAAATATCAGATTTTGGAATGGCTAAAATGTTTGGAGTTGATGGTCAAACTCAAGGAAATACCGAAAGAGTCGTCGGAACTTA TGGTTACATGGCTCCAGAATATGCAATAGAAGGAATATATTCAGTAAAATCAGACGTCTTTAGCTTTGGTATACTCCTGCTTGAGATCACCACGGGGAGAAAGAACTTTTTAGGCTTTGACTGCCGTTTTCCTACACTTCTAGCACAC GCTTGGCAATCATGGAATGAAGGAAAAGGGTTGGATTTGATAGATCCAATACTGTCGAAAGATTCATGCAGGCCAGATCAAGTTTTGAGATACATCCACATTGGACTATTGTGTGTTCAAGAGGATGCAAACAGTAGGCCGACCATGTCATCAGTTGTTTTAATGTTGAAAACTGAAACTATTAGTCTTCCCAAACCTGAGCGTCCGGCATTTTTTACAGGAAGATCTGCAAATATGCAGGATCAAATAGCTGCTAATAGTTGCACCATCAATGGTTTAACAATTTCTGATGATCTTCCTCGTTAA